TTTCGGGAACAGCTCGTTTAAATTCACTTACACATTCATCCGTTAACAGGATCTCTATTTTTCGACCTGCACTTGGCTCTATCTTCAGCACGCCGGAACTGTATGCTCGCCCTTCTAATTCAGCAGAAAGTTGTGAATAGCTAGAAAGTAGCGACACTGCAATAGCTAATTTTTCATCTGCACCCATTTTCTTATCATGAAAAAATATTTTATGTATTGAGTTAGTGCAGTTAATCTTTCCTTGGTTGATCACCATTCTTGGGCCAAGGTGAATCATATAAGACATAAACGCGTCGGAGATTATATTGTCATCAGGAGCAAACCAATGAGGTCGCTTTTTAAAAGTGCGATTATCTTCAATCTCTTTAGCTGTGATCTGTGACAAGTACTGACTTACAGGACTAGATGTGTCCTGCATTTGTTCTGGCGTTGCATGTACCAAGTAAGCTCGTTTATTGTTTTTTTGGATGGCTCGTTGTCTTAGAACAGAATGTTTCACTCCAATAAATGAGGGGAAACGGCCTACTACTGGCCTCAAGCATTCTTCTGGAAGGTTGTATTTATCTACTGTTTTTTTGTCGATGATAAAGTACTTGTTGGCACCAGTAACCATACCTATTTTTATGTCTAAGTACTGGCTAAGTGGATGTGCGTATCTTTTTGAAGATAAAGATTCATACACTTCTTTTACACATTGGGGCAGTAGATCAAGCTTATACTTTCCGAAGTTAAAAGCTGTGTTTGTAACATCTTCAGTCAGACTCAACGTTAACTCTTCTAATGTATCAACGTAATCGACAGAAACACCGCCATTGTTGATTTTAGCTGAGCTAAAACCATCAGCAATAAGAATAATTGATGTTTCTTTAGCCCCTTCGCTTCTAAAAAAGCGCTCTGCTAATTTAATAAGCTTTACGCTCTTGAAGTGCTTCTGATGGATTTCAATGAGGTTCTTAGCATAGTCAGCATGTAGCAAGCTACTTGGTAAAACCCAAGCAACTCGACCGCCTTCTTTAATAAATGACAGGCTATGTAACAGGAAAAATGCCCATAAGCTTGCATTACGCCCCATAGTTACGTCAGAGAAAGGAGAGGCTTGCAAAATTTTGTCACAAGACTCACGCTGCTCTTTTGTCATATTGTGCATTGAAACATAAGGAGGATTGCCAAGCACAACATCAAATTTGTTCGTCAAAAAATCTTCAGGTTGAACTGAAATAAAGTCACTTTTGATAAAGCGCTTTTTTGTATCAACAACACGCCCAAATTTCTGACTTAAAATATCAAAAGCGTGTTTATCTATATCAACACCATAAAGTTGTTGATCTGGAGAGCCACAGTTTATGGCCTGCAATCGTTTGATACAGCTATCGAAAAAACCACACCCTCCAAAACTAGGCTCTAAAATTGTTTCTTCTGGTCTTGTTATCGCCCAATCTACAAGAATTTGGCTTAGCTCGGGTGGTGTATAGTAAGCTCCAAGCTCTCTTTTCTTAGGCAATGAGTGCGGATTCATTTTTGTTTTTCCTTTACGAACTGGGCTATCCCAAATTCTAATGTTACGCTCATTTTACCTTATATCTTCAACAACTTGAACATATTCCCCATTAATAACTCGAGAACAAAATTAAAACAAAGCAATAAAAAACAACAACTTAAAGCATATGTATTTGAATAAAATTTAAAAACAATAAATCATTACTCGATACACAGCCCCATTTACCACATCAAAACAACCCAAACACATTGTTTTTCCCATCTTGTTCAAGGCCTTTAATCTGATGGTGCTTGGGCTCTCCACCAAACAATAAAATATATAACTTCCGGTCTTG
The nucleotide sequence above comes from Vibrio atlanticus. Encoded proteins:
- a CDS encoding N-6 DNA methylase; protein product: MNPHSLPKKRELGAYYTPPELSQILVDWAITRPEETILEPSFGGCGFFDSCIKRLQAINCGSPDQQLYGVDIDKHAFDILSQKFGRVVDTKKRFIKSDFISVQPEDFLTNKFDVVLGNPPYVSMHNMTKEQRESCDKILQASPFSDVTMGRNASLWAFFLLHSLSFIKEGGRVAWVLPSSLLHADYAKNLIEIHQKHFKSVKLIKLAERFFRSEGAKETSIILIADGFSSAKINNGGVSVDYVDTLEELTLSLTEDVTNTAFNFGKYKLDLLPQCVKEVYESLSSKRYAHPLSQYLDIKIGMVTGANKYFIIDKKTVDKYNLPEECLRPVVGRFPSFIGVKHSVLRQRAIQKNNKRAYLVHATPEQMQDTSSPVSQYLSQITAKEIEDNRTFKKRPHWFAPDDNIISDAFMSYMIHLGPRMVINQGKINCTNSIHKIFFHDKKMGADEKLAIAVSLLSSYSQLSAELEGRAYSSGVLKIEPSAGRKIEILLTDECVSEFKRAVPEIEIYIKKNSMDEVTAIVDNILIKSNLVTKEQCEQLIKGAHFLRKERYKGVKSYNE